The following proteins are encoded in a genomic region of Bradyrhizobium sp. SK17:
- a CDS encoding ABC transporter substrate-binding protein, with the protein MRNRKTNAAAMMLALAMANCVPAIASAETVLRIGMTAADIPRTLGQPDQGFEGNRFTGLTMYDALTMWDLSSSDKASAMIPGLATEWKVDDADKTKWVFKLRPGVTFHDGSPFNADAVVWNVDKVLKQDAPQYDASQVGVTASRMPTLVSARKIDDMTVELTTKEPDSFLPINLTNLFMASPAKWQQFYDKAEGADAKAKSQAAWAAFAKDASGTGPWKMSSFTPRERLELVKNENYWDKARVPKTDKMVLLPMPEANARTAALLSGQVNWIEAPAPDALPEIKQRGFNLYSNEEPHVWPWQFSRVEGSPWNDIRVRKAANLCIDREGLRDGLLAGLMVPATGTFEPGHPWRGNPTFQIKYDKPAAQKLMQEAGFGPNKKLTVKIQTSASGSGQMLPLPMNEYLQQALAECYFDVQLDVIEWNTLFTNWRRGAKDPSANGSNAINVTYAAMDPFFALVRFLQSGMAPPVSNNWGFNNNPKFDELVKKARQTFEPAARDAALAELHAASVDDATFLFVAHDVAPRAMSPKIKGFVQPKSWFVDFSPVTVAP; encoded by the coding sequence ATGCGTAACAGGAAGACCAATGCGGCAGCGATGATGCTGGCGCTCGCGATGGCCAATTGCGTGCCGGCGATCGCCAGCGCCGAAACCGTGCTGCGTATTGGCATGACGGCTGCCGATATTCCGCGCACGCTCGGGCAGCCCGACCAGGGTTTCGAAGGCAATCGCTTCACTGGCTTGACGATGTATGACGCGCTGACGATGTGGGACCTGTCGTCGTCGGACAAGGCCAGTGCGATGATCCCGGGCCTCGCCACCGAGTGGAAGGTCGACGATGCCGACAAGACCAAGTGGGTTTTCAAGCTGCGTCCCGGCGTCACCTTTCATGATGGCTCGCCGTTCAATGCCGACGCGGTGGTCTGGAACGTCGACAAGGTTCTGAAGCAGGACGCGCCGCAATACGACGCGAGCCAGGTCGGCGTCACCGCTTCGCGCATGCCGACCTTGGTCTCGGCGCGCAAGATCGACGACATGACGGTGGAGCTGACCACCAAGGAGCCGGACAGCTTCCTGCCGATCAACCTCACCAATCTGTTCATGGCGAGCCCGGCCAAGTGGCAGCAGTTCTACGACAAGGCCGAAGGCGCCGACGCCAAGGCGAAGTCGCAGGCCGCATGGGCTGCGTTCGCCAAGGACGCCTCGGGCACCGGTCCCTGGAAGATGTCGAGCTTCACCCCGCGCGAGCGGCTCGAACTGGTGAAGAACGAGAACTACTGGGACAAGGCCCGCGTGCCGAAGACCGACAAGATGGTGCTGTTGCCGATGCCGGAGGCCAATGCGCGCACCGCCGCGCTGCTGTCCGGGCAGGTCAACTGGATCGAGGCGCCGGCGCCGGATGCGTTGCCGGAGATCAAGCAGCGCGGCTTCAATCTCTATTCCAACGAGGAGCCGCATGTCTGGCCGTGGCAGTTCTCCCGCGTCGAGGGCTCGCCGTGGAACGATATCCGGGTCCGCAAGGCCGCCAATCTCTGCATCGATCGCGAAGGGTTGCGCGATGGCCTGCTCGCGGGACTGATGGTGCCGGCCACCGGCACGTTCGAGCCGGGTCATCCGTGGCGCGGCAACCCGACCTTCCAGATCAAGTATGACAAGCCGGCTGCGCAAAAGCTGATGCAGGAGGCGGGCTTCGGCCCGAACAAGAAGCTGACGGTCAAGATCCAGACCTCGGCGTCGGGATCGGGCCAGATGCTGCCGTTGCCGATGAACGAATATCTGCAACAGGCTTTGGCGGAGTGCTACTTCGATGTGCAGCTCGATGTCATCGAGTGGAACACGCTGTTCACCAACTGGCGGCGCGGTGCCAAGGACCCGTCGGCCAATGGTAGCAATGCGATCAACGTCACCTACGCGGCGATGGATCCGTTCTTCGCGCTGGTACGCTTCCTGCAATCGGGCATGGCGCCGCCTGTCTCGAACAATTGGGGCTTCAACAACAATCCGAAGTTCGACGAGCTGGTGAAGAAGGCCCGCCAGACCTTCGAACCCGCGGCCCGCGACGCGGCGCTGGCCGAGCTGCATGCGGCATCCGTCGACGATGCAACCTTCCTGTTCGTCGCCCACGACGTCGCGCCACGGGCGATGAGCCCGAAGATCAAGGGCTTCGTGCAGCCGAAGAGCTGGTTCGTCGACTTCTCGCCGGTCACGGTCGCGCCGTGA
- a CDS encoding ABC transporter permease, whose amino-acid sequence MFAYTSRRIVYVIPIVLSVALVCFLLVHITPGDPLVAVLPADASQELAAQLRSAYGFDRPLPVQFGLWLWRAIHGDLGNSIATGRPVLSEVMRAVGNTVMLAVAAAMIGFTLGLLFGLIAGYFRDTWVDKVATSIAIAGVSLPHYWLGMVLVIIFSVQLNWLPAVGAGPGGSAAWAWDWEHLRYLVLPAITTSVIPMGIVTRTVRALTGDILSQDFVEALRAKGLRETHVFRHVVKNAAPTALAVMGLQLGYMLGGSILIETVFSWPGSGLLLNSAIFQRDLPLLQGTILVLALFFVLLNLLVDIAQAAIDPRIKRS is encoded by the coding sequence GTGTTCGCCTATACGTCCAGACGAATCGTCTACGTCATTCCGATCGTGCTCAGCGTCGCGCTGGTGTGCTTCCTGCTCGTGCATATCACGCCTGGCGACCCGCTGGTCGCGGTGCTGCCGGCCGATGCCTCGCAGGAGCTCGCCGCGCAGTTGCGCTCGGCCTATGGTTTCGATCGCCCGCTGCCGGTGCAGTTCGGGCTGTGGCTGTGGCGCGCGATCCACGGCGATCTCGGCAACTCGATCGCGACCGGGCGCCCGGTGCTGTCGGAGGTGATGCGCGCGGTCGGCAACACCGTGATGCTGGCGGTCGCCGCCGCGATGATCGGCTTCACGCTAGGCCTGCTGTTCGGGCTGATCGCCGGCTACTTCCGCGACACCTGGGTCGACAAGGTCGCGACCTCGATCGCGATCGCAGGCGTCTCGTTGCCGCATTACTGGCTCGGCATGGTGCTGGTCATCATCTTCTCGGTGCAGCTCAACTGGCTGCCTGCGGTCGGCGCCGGACCCGGCGGCTCGGCGGCCTGGGCATGGGACTGGGAGCATCTGCGCTATCTGGTGCTGCCGGCAATCACCACCTCGGTGATCCCGATGGGCATCGTCACCCGCACCGTGCGCGCGCTGACCGGCGACATCTTGAGCCAGGACTTCGTCGAGGCGCTGCGTGCCAAGGGCCTGCGCGAGACCCACGTGTTTCGCCACGTCGTCAAGAACGCGGCACCGACCGCGCTCGCGGTGATGGGCTTGCAACTCGGTTATATGCTCGGCGGCTCGATCCTGATCGAGACGGTGTTCTCCTGGCCGGGCTCGGGCCTGCTGCTGAACTCGGCGATCTTCCAGCGCGATCTGCCGTTGCTGCAGGGCACGATCCTGGTGCTGGCGCTGTTCTTCGTGCTGCTCAATCTCCTGGTCGACATCGCGCAGGCCGCGATCGATCCGCGCATCAAGCGGAGCTAG
- a CDS encoding amidase, protein MSSDPALMTLTAVAKAIAEKKLSSQEVTRAVLHRIAEWQPRLNAYMAIESEPALAAAAEADAELAKGKSRGALHGVPLAHKDMYYDAGKVVTCGSLIRRDFVPKTTATALQRLKDAGQVRLGSLQMVEFAFGPTGHNVHYGPVRNPWNTEHITGGSSSGSGSAVAARLTFAALGSDTGGSVRMPAHFCGVTGLKTTVGRVSRAGAMPLSQSLDTVGPLAQTAEDCALLLGLMAGADPEDLTASTQPVPDYLAATGQSLKGLKIGVPTAFYVDDLDPEVARVLDETVATLKKEGAEIVKVELPDQRQLSGASQLVLAAEAAAFHKRWMIERPQDYGAQVLMRLQNGLTIPAVSYLEAMRWRGPALAAHNAAVTGIDAVIAPSSPVPAPTIAESDVGNGPGAEAVIQRLTRFTRPVNYLGVPSLTIPSGFTKAGLPVGMQLIGRSFEEATLLRIGAAFQRATDFHAKVPKLA, encoded by the coding sequence ATGAGCTCCGATCCGGCCCTGATGACGCTGACCGCGGTCGCCAAGGCGATCGCCGAGAAGAAGCTCTCCTCGCAAGAGGTGACGCGCGCCGTGCTGCATCGCATTGCCGAGTGGCAGCCGCGCCTCAACGCCTATATGGCGATCGAATCCGAACCGGCGCTCGCCGCGGCGGCCGAAGCCGACGCCGAACTCGCGAAGGGCAAGAGCCGCGGCGCACTGCATGGCGTGCCGCTGGCGCACAAGGACATGTATTACGACGCCGGCAAGGTCGTGACTTGCGGCTCGCTGATCCGCCGCGACTTCGTGCCGAAGACGACCGCGACCGCGTTGCAGCGGCTGAAGGATGCCGGCCAGGTCCGGCTCGGCTCGTTGCAGATGGTCGAGTTCGCGTTCGGGCCGACCGGCCACAACGTGCATTACGGCCCGGTGCGCAATCCCTGGAACACCGAGCACATCACCGGCGGTTCGTCGTCAGGCTCGGGCTCGGCGGTTGCTGCGCGTCTGACCTTCGCCGCGCTCGGCTCCGACACCGGTGGTTCGGTGCGCATGCCCGCGCATTTCTGCGGCGTCACCGGGCTCAAGACCACGGTCGGCCGTGTCAGCCGCGCCGGCGCGATGCCGCTGTCGCAGTCGCTCGATACCGTCGGCCCGCTGGCACAGACCGCGGAGGACTGCGCGCTGCTGCTCGGCCTGATGGCCGGTGCTGATCCCGAGGATCTGACGGCGTCGACGCAGCCGGTGCCGGACTATTTGGCAGCGACCGGCCAATCGCTGAAGGGTCTCAAGATCGGCGTCCCGACGGCGTTCTATGTCGACGACCTCGATCCCGAGGTGGCGCGCGTCCTCGACGAGACGGTGGCCACCCTCAAGAAGGAAGGCGCCGAGATCGTCAAGGTCGAGTTGCCGGATCAGCGTCAGCTCAGCGGCGCGTCGCAACTGGTGCTCGCGGCCGAGGCCGCCGCCTTCCACAAGCGCTGGATGATCGAGCGGCCGCAGGATTACGGCGCGCAGGTGCTGATGCGGTTGCAGAACGGCCTGACCATTCCCGCCGTCAGCTATCTCGAGGCGATGCGCTGGCGCGGACCCGCGCTGGCTGCGCACAATGCGGCGGTCACCGGGATCGATGCGGTCATCGCGCCGTCCTCGCCGGTGCCGGCGCCGACCATCGCCGAGAGCGATGTCGGCAACGGCCCGGGCGCGGAAGCCGTGATCCAGCGGCTGACCCGGTTCACCCGTCCGGTCAATTATCTCGGGGTGCCGTCGCTGACGATTCCCTCCGGCTTCACCAAAGCGGGGTTGCCGGTCGGCATGCAACTGATCGGTCGCTCCTTCGAGGAGGCGACGCTGCTCCGGATCGGCGCTGCGTTCCAGCGCGCGACCGATTTCCACGCCAAGGTACCCAAGCTCGCATGA
- a CDS encoding ABC transporter ATP-binding protein, which yields MTSIDMLEPVADLGGAAQPLLQVNGLTKHFPVRGGLFSPRKTVRAVDDVTFAVMKGETVGIVGESGCGKSTTARLLMHLMPRDGGDIIYDGRQVGPSLSLRDLRRGVQMVFQDSYASLNPRLTIEESIAFGPKVHGMADDTARTLARELLGKVGLRPEIFANRYPHEVSGGQRQRVNIARALALSPRLVILDEAVSALDKSVEAQVLNLLADLKREFGLTYLFISHDLNVVRYISDRVLVMYLGEVVELGPVDAVWDAPAHPYTRALLAAMPSSDPDKRTEVPPISGDPPNPIDPPSGCRFHTRCPFAEPLCANDTPKLSDLDTMGHQAACYMAIPGSGHSRAPAKAKGENAA from the coding sequence ATGACCTCCATCGACATGTTGGAGCCGGTCGCCGACCTTGGCGGCGCCGCGCAGCCGCTGTTGCAGGTCAACGGGCTGACCAAGCACTTCCCGGTGCGCGGCGGGCTATTCAGCCCGCGCAAGACCGTGCGCGCCGTCGACGACGTCACCTTCGCGGTCATGAAGGGAGAGACCGTCGGCATCGTCGGCGAATCCGGCTGCGGCAAGTCGACCACGGCGCGGCTGCTGATGCACCTGATGCCCCGCGATGGCGGCGACATCATCTATGACGGACGGCAGGTCGGCCCGTCGCTCTCGCTGCGCGATCTGCGCCGCGGCGTGCAGATGGTGTTCCAGGACAGCTACGCCTCGCTCAACCCGCGCCTCACCATCGAGGAATCCATTGCCTTCGGACCGAAAGTCCATGGCATGGCCGATGATACGGCGCGCACGCTGGCGCGCGAACTGCTCGGCAAGGTCGGCCTGCGGCCGGAGATCTTTGCCAATCGCTATCCGCATGAGGTGTCCGGCGGCCAGCGCCAGCGCGTCAACATCGCCCGCGCACTGGCGCTGTCGCCGCGGCTCGTGATCCTCGACGAGGCGGTCTCGGCGCTCGACAAATCGGTCGAGGCGCAGGTGCTCAATCTGCTTGCCGACCTGAAGCGCGAATTCGGGTTGACTTATCTCTTCATCAGCCACGATCTCAATGTCGTGCGCTATATCTCCGACCGCGTGCTGGTGATGTATCTCGGCGAGGTCGTCGAACTCGGCCCGGTCGATGCGGTGTGGGATGCGCCGGCGCATCCCTATACCCGCGCGCTGCTGGCGGCGATGCCGTCATCGGATCCCGACAAGCGCACCGAGGTGCCGCCGATCTCCGGCGATCCGCCCAATCCGATCGATCCGCCGTCAGGATGCCGGTTTCACACCCGTTGTCCGTTTGCGGAGCCGCTCTGCGCAAACGACACGCCAAAACTCAGCGATCTCGATACAATGGGTCATCAAGCGGCATGCTACATGGCCATTCCTGGCTCGGGGCACAGCCGCGCGCCGGCAAAAGCAAAAGGAGAAAACGCGGCATGA
- a CDS encoding ABC transporter substrate-binding protein, producing the protein MRERNSILTAAVALALITGWPSLSAQAESIVRYGISMADIPLTTGQPDRGAGAYQFTAYTIYDPLVAWEMDVADRPGKLVPGLATEWKVDDGDRTKWRFTLRKGVKFHDGSDFNADAVIWNLDKVLNDKAPQFDKRQSAQVKTRLPSVASYAKIDDSTIEITTKTVDSFFPYQMLWFLVSSPTQYDKLGKDWDKFASQPSGTGPFKLTRLVPRELAELTKNPDYWDKKRLAKVDKMILIPMPEALTRTNALLAGQVDLIETPAPDAVPQLKAAGMRIVDNVTPHVWNYHLSVLPGSPWTDIRLRKALNLAIDRDAVVGLMNGLAKPAKGQVDPSSPWFGKPSFELKYDLAAAKKLVAEAGYSKDKPLKTTFIIAQGGTGQMLSLPMNEFLQQSFKEIGIDIDFKVVELETLYTHWRKGAADEMNAGITANNIAYVTSDPLYAIVRFFHSGQVAPTGVNWGGYKNPKVDALIDEARQTFDTAKQDALLAQAHALIVDDAALVWVVHDTNPHALSPKVKTFVQAQHWFQDLTQIGLE; encoded by the coding sequence ATGCGTGAGCGCAATTCGATCCTGACGGCGGCTGTGGCGCTTGCCCTCATCACGGGCTGGCCTTCCTTGTCCGCGCAAGCGGAATCCATTGTGCGCTACGGCATCTCGATGGCCGACATTCCGCTGACGACGGGCCAGCCCGATCGCGGTGCCGGCGCTTATCAGTTCACGGCCTACACGATCTACGATCCGCTGGTCGCCTGGGAGATGGACGTTGCCGACCGGCCGGGCAAACTGGTGCCCGGACTCGCCACCGAATGGAAGGTCGACGACGGCGACAGGACCAAATGGCGTTTCACGCTGCGCAAAGGCGTCAAGTTTCACGACGGCAGCGATTTCAACGCCGATGCCGTGATCTGGAATCTCGACAAGGTGCTGAATGACAAGGCACCGCAGTTCGACAAGCGGCAGAGCGCGCAGGTCAAGACCCGCCTGCCTTCGGTTGCGAGCTACGCCAAGATCGACGATTCCACGATCGAGATCACGACCAAGACGGTCGATTCGTTCTTCCCCTACCAGATGCTCTGGTTCCTGGTCTCGAGTCCCACGCAGTATGACAAGCTCGGCAAGGATTGGGACAAGTTCGCGAGCCAGCCCTCCGGTACCGGCCCGTTCAAGCTGACCAGACTGGTGCCGCGCGAGCTCGCCGAGCTGACGAAGAATCCGGATTACTGGGACAAGAAGCGGCTCGCCAAGGTCGACAAGATGATCCTGATCCCGATGCCGGAAGCGCTGACCCGCACCAATGCGCTGTTGGCCGGCCAGGTCGACCTGATCGAAACACCGGCGCCCGACGCCGTGCCACAGCTCAAGGCCGCCGGCATGAGGATCGTCGACAACGTGACGCCGCATGTCTGGAATTATCATCTGAGCGTGCTGCCAGGCTCGCCCTGGACCGACATCCGGCTGCGCAAGGCGCTCAACCTCGCGATCGATCGCGACGCGGTGGTCGGCCTGATGAATGGTTTGGCGAAGCCGGCCAAGGGCCAGGTCGACCCGTCCAGCCCGTGGTTCGGCAAGCCGAGCTTCGAGTTGAAATACGACCTCGCCGCAGCGAAGAAACTGGTCGCGGAAGCCGGCTACTCCAAGGACAAGCCGCTAAAGACCACCTTCATTATCGCCCAGGGCGGTACCGGGCAGATGCTGTCGCTGCCGATGAACGAATTCCTGCAACAGAGCTTCAAGGAGATCGGCATCGACATCGACTTCAAGGTGGTCGAGCTCGAGACGCTCTATACGCACTGGCGCAAGGGCGCGGCCGACGAGATGAACGCCGGCATCACCGCTAACAACATCGCCTATGTCACGTCGGATCCACTCTATGCCATCGTGCGGTTCTTCCATTCCGGCCAGGTGGCGCCGACGGGCGTCAATTGGGGCGGCTACAAGAACCCGAAGGTCGATGCGTTGATCGACGAAGCCAGGCAGACCTTCGACACCGCGAAGCAGGACGCGTTGCTCGCGCAAGCTCACGCACTGATCGTCGACGATGCCGCGCTGGTCTGGGTGGTGCACGACACCAATCCGCACGCACTATCGCCGAAGGTGAAGACCTTCGTGCAGGCGCAGCATTGGTTCCAGGATCTGACGCAGATCGGGCTGGAGTGA
- a CDS encoding ABC transporter permease — protein sequence MSAMSDTALQAAPASKARGYWATVGRRIRRDKVSMACAIILLLIFASALLAPWLHLADPYQGSMIRRLRHIGTPGYPLGTDELGRDMLARLIYGGRLSLVIGILPVILAFVIGTSLGLVAGYVGGKLNTAIMRTVDVFYAFPSVLLAIAISGALGAGITNSIVSLTIVFVPQITRVAESVTTGVRNMDFVEAARASGAGPFTIMRVHMLGNVLGPIFVYATGLISVSMILAAGLSFLGLGTKPPEPEWGLMLNTLRTAIYVNPWVAALPGAMIFAVSICFNLLSDGMRSAMDIRN from the coding sequence ATGAGTGCGATGTCAGATACTGCATTGCAGGCTGCACCCGCGAGCAAGGCGCGCGGCTACTGGGCGACGGTCGGGCGACGGATCAGGCGCGACAAGGTCAGCATGGCCTGCGCCATCATCCTGCTGCTGATCTTTGCCTCGGCGCTGCTGGCGCCGTGGCTGCATCTCGCCGATCCCTATCAGGGTTCGATGATCCGCCGCCTCCGCCATATCGGCACGCCGGGCTATCCGCTCGGCACCGACGAACTCGGCCGCGACATGCTGGCGCGCTTGATCTATGGCGGACGGCTGTCGCTGGTGATCGGTATCCTGCCGGTGATTCTCGCCTTCGTGATCGGCACCTCGCTCGGCCTCGTCGCCGGCTATGTCGGCGGTAAGCTCAACACCGCGATCATGCGCACCGTCGACGTGTTCTATGCTTTCCCGTCGGTGCTGCTGGCGATCGCGATCTCGGGCGCGCTCGGCGCCGGCATCACCAATTCGATCGTGTCGCTGACCATCGTGTTCGTGCCGCAGATCACCCGCGTCGCCGAAAGCGTCACCACCGGCGTCCGCAACATGGATTTCGTCGAGGCGGCGCGCGCCTCCGGCGCCGGTCCCTTCACCATCATGCGGGTCCACATGCTCGGCAATGTGCTCGGCCCGATCTTCGTCTACGCCACCGGCCTGATCTCGGTGTCGATGATCCTGGCCGCCGGCCTCTCGTTCCTCGGGTTGGGGACGAAACCGCCGGAGCCGGAATGGGGCCTGATGCTGAATACGCTGCGCACCGCGATCTATGTCAACCCATGGGTCGCGGCGCTGCCGGGTGCGATGATCTTCGCGGTCTCGATCTGCTTCAATCTGCTCAGCGACGGCATGCGCAGCGCCATGGACATCAGGAACTAA